In Streptomyces dangxiongensis, one DNA window encodes the following:
- a CDS encoding HAD-IIB family hydrolase: MRENDRVTSATRQPGTPSAAIRPRLIATDLDGTLLRDDKSVSPRTVAALAAAEAAGIEVFFVTGRPARWMNVVSDHVHGHGLAICGNGAAVVDLHGGPGAHRFVKVRELLRENALTAVRLLREAAPGTVFAVEQTYGFHQEPDYPKLHMEIPDNLRPAEELLAPEGPDADQPVLKILAYHPSLDPDAFLTLARLAVGDHANVTRSSPSALLELSGPDVSKASTLALCCAERGISHEEVVAFGDMPNDVEMLTWAGRSYAMGNAHPDVIAAASGRTVANNDDGVAVVIEDLLTNHTV; this comes from the coding sequence ATGCGCGAGAATGACCGGGTGACCTCAGCGACCAGACAGCCCGGGACCCCGTCCGCCGCCATCCGGCCGCGGTTGATCGCCACCGACCTCGACGGCACCCTGCTGCGCGACGACAAGTCGGTCTCCCCGCGGACCGTCGCCGCGCTGGCCGCCGCCGAGGCGGCCGGCATCGAGGTCTTCTTCGTCACCGGCCGGCCGGCCCGCTGGATGAACGTGGTCAGCGACCACGTCCACGGCCACGGCCTGGCGATCTGCGGCAACGGCGCCGCCGTGGTCGACCTGCACGGCGGCCCCGGCGCCCACCGGTTCGTCAAGGTACGCGAGCTGCTCCGGGAGAACGCCCTGACCGCCGTACGGCTGCTGCGCGAGGCGGCACCCGGCACGGTGTTCGCGGTGGAGCAGACGTACGGCTTCCACCAGGAGCCGGACTATCCCAAGCTGCATATGGAGATCCCCGACAACCTCCGGCCCGCCGAGGAGCTGCTCGCGCCCGAGGGCCCGGACGCCGACCAGCCCGTCCTGAAGATCCTCGCCTACCACCCGTCGCTCGACCCCGACGCCTTCCTCACCCTGGCCCGCCTCGCCGTCGGCGACCACGCCAACGTCACCCGCTCCAGCCCCAGCGCCCTGCTGGAACTCAGCGGCCCCGACGTCTCCAAGGCCAGCACCCTCGCCCTGTGCTGCGCCGAGCGCGGCATCTCGCACGAGGAGGTCGTGGCCTTCGGGGACATGCCCAACGACGTCGAGATGCTCACCTGGGCCGGCCGGTCGTACGCGATGGGCAACGCCCACCCGGACGTCATCGCCGCCGCATCGGGCCGCACCGTCGCCAACAACGACGACGGGGTCGCGGTGGTGATCGAGGACCTGCTCACGAACCACACCGTGTAA
- the cydB gene encoding cytochrome d ubiquinol oxidase subunit II gives MELHDVWFVLIAVLWTGYFFLEGFDFGVGILTRLLARDRAERRVLINTIGPVWDGNEVWLLTAGGATFAAFPEWYATLFSGFYLPLLLVLVCLIVRGVAFEYRAKRPEENWQRNWETAIFWTSLLPAFLWGVAFGNIVGGVRIDRNFEYVGSVGDLLNPYALLGGLVTLTLFTFHGAVFTALKTVGDIRVRARRLARWVGLVTAVAALAFLLWTQADSGDDKSLVALVVAVAALVIALVTNQFGREGWAFALSGLTIVATVAMLFLSLFPNVMPSTLDSDWSLTVTNASSSPYTLKIMTWCAAIATPIVLLYQGWTYWVFRKRIGTQHIAADAAAGTAH, from the coding sequence ATGGAACTGCACGACGTCTGGTTCGTCCTGATCGCCGTCCTGTGGACCGGCTACTTCTTCCTGGAGGGCTTCGACTTCGGAGTCGGCATCCTCACCAGGCTGCTGGCCCGCGACCGGGCCGAGCGCCGAGTTCTGATCAACACCATCGGCCCCGTCTGGGACGGCAACGAGGTATGGCTGCTCACCGCGGGCGGCGCGACCTTCGCCGCGTTCCCGGAGTGGTACGCCACCCTCTTCTCCGGCTTCTACCTGCCCCTGCTCCTCGTCCTGGTCTGCCTGATCGTCCGGGGCGTCGCCTTCGAGTACCGGGCCAAGCGCCCGGAGGAGAACTGGCAGCGCAACTGGGAGACGGCGATCTTCTGGACCTCTCTGCTCCCGGCGTTCCTGTGGGGCGTCGCGTTCGGGAACATCGTCGGGGGCGTGCGGATCGACCGGAACTTCGAGTACGTCGGCAGCGTAGGGGACCTTCTCAACCCCTACGCCCTGCTCGGCGGCCTGGTGACGCTGACGCTGTTCACCTTCCACGGGGCGGTGTTCACCGCGCTCAAGACCGTCGGCGACATCCGGGTGCGGGCGCGGCGGCTGGCCCGGTGGGTCGGTCTCGTCACGGCGGTGGCGGCGCTGGCGTTCCTGCTGTGGACACAGGCCGACAGCGGTGACGACAAGAGCCTGGTGGCCCTGGTCGTGGCGGTGGCCGCCCTGGTGATCGCCCTCGTGACCAACCAGTTCGGGCGTGAGGGATGGGCGTTCGCGCTGTCCGGCCTCACCATCGTGGCCACCGTGGCGATGCTCTTCCTGTCGCTCTTCCCGAACGTCATGCCGTCCACCCTCGACAGCGACTGGAGCCTGACGGTCACCAACGCCTCGTCGAGCCCCTACACCCTGAAGATCATGACGTGGTGTGCGGCGATCGCCACACCGATCGTCCTGCTCTACCAGGGCTGGACCTACTGGGTGTTCCGCAAGCGGATCGGCACGCAGCACATCGCGGCCGACGCCGCTGCCGGCACCGCGCACTGA
- a CDS encoding SDR family oxidoreductase, whose amino-acid sequence MTRKDARERWVRTGGVELCVAELGDPERPTVVLLHGYPDSKEVWSQVADRLADRFHVVLYDVRGHGRSTAPRPLRGGFTLTKLTDDFLAVVDAVSPDRPVHLVGHDWGSVQSWEFVTVARTKGRIASFTSISGPSLDHFGHWIDARVRRPTPRRAGQLLGQGARSWYVYLLHTPVLPELAWRGPLGRRWPKILERAERISDGDYPTASLPTDAAHGAWLYRDNIRARMRRPRPDAYAHVPVQLITPQGDAFLSERLYDDLDRWVPQLTRRTLPAGHWVPRTRPDQVSAWIDGFVTSVEEGRPAPEATGRHADRFAGQLVLITGAGSGIGRATAFAFAEAGARVIAVDRDADAATRTAELSRLAGATDAWAEPVDVSDEQSMEKLAERVHREYGVPDVLVNNAGIGLSGSFFATTADDWRKVLDVNLWGVIHGCRLFGARMVERGQGGHIVNIASAAAYQPSRALPAYSTSKAAVLMLSECLRAELASQDIGVTAVCPGFVNTSITSTARFTGVDEAEQRRRRQRSARLYGLRNYPPEKVANAILDAVAHNRAVAPVTPEARAAHLLSRFLPGTLRRIARVEPRL is encoded by the coding sequence GTGACACGGAAAGACGCGCGTGAGCGCTGGGTGCGGACCGGCGGGGTCGAGCTGTGCGTGGCCGAGCTGGGCGACCCCGAGCGGCCGACGGTCGTCCTGCTGCACGGCTACCCGGACAGCAAGGAGGTCTGGTCGCAGGTCGCGGACCGGCTCGCCGACCGCTTCCACGTGGTCCTGTACGACGTCCGGGGCCACGGCCGCTCGACGGCGCCCCGGCCGCTGCGCGGAGGCTTCACGCTCACCAAGCTCACGGACGACTTCCTCGCCGTCGTGGACGCGGTCAGCCCGGACCGGCCGGTGCATCTCGTCGGGCACGACTGGGGCTCGGTGCAGTCCTGGGAGTTCGTCACGGTCGCCCGCACCAAGGGCCGGATCGCCTCCTTCACCTCGATCTCCGGGCCCTCCCTCGACCACTTCGGGCACTGGATCGACGCGCGCGTGAGGCGTCCGACGCCCCGCCGGGCCGGCCAGCTCCTCGGCCAGGGCGCCCGGTCCTGGTACGTCTACCTGCTGCACACCCCGGTCCTGCCGGAACTGGCCTGGCGCGGCCCGCTCGGCAGGCGCTGGCCGAAGATCCTGGAGCGGGCCGAGCGGATCTCCGACGGCGACTACCCCACCGCCTCCCTGCCCACCGACGCCGCGCACGGCGCCTGGCTGTACCGGGACAACATCCGCGCACGGATGCGCAGGCCGCGCCCGGACGCGTACGCACACGTGCCCGTGCAGCTCATCACCCCCCAGGGCGACGCGTTCCTCTCCGAGCGGCTCTACGACGACCTGGACCGGTGGGTGCCACAACTGACCCGCCGCACGCTCCCGGCCGGGCACTGGGTCCCGCGTACCCGGCCCGACCAGGTCTCGGCCTGGATCGACGGGTTCGTCACGTCCGTGGAGGAGGGCCGTCCCGCCCCGGAGGCCACCGGCCGCCACGCCGACCGCTTCGCCGGGCAGTTGGTGCTGATCACCGGCGCCGGCAGCGGCATCGGCCGGGCGACGGCGTTCGCCTTCGCGGAGGCCGGCGCGCGCGTGATCGCCGTCGACCGGGACGCCGACGCCGCGACCCGCACCGCCGAACTGTCCCGGCTGGCCGGTGCGACCGACGCCTGGGCCGAGCCCGTGGACGTCTCCGACGAGCAGAGCATGGAGAAGCTCGCCGAGAGGGTCCACCGCGAGTACGGCGTACCGGACGTGCTGGTCAACAACGCGGGCATCGGCCTGTCGGGCTCCTTCTTCGCCACGACGGCCGACGACTGGCGCAAGGTCCTGGACGTCAACCTGTGGGGGGTGATCCACGGTTGCCGGCTGTTCGGCGCGCGCATGGTCGAGCGCGGCCAGGGCGGCCACATCGTCAACATCGCCTCCGCCGCGGCGTACCAGCCCTCCCGCGCCCTGCCGGCCTACAGCACCTCCAAGGCGGCGGTGCTGATGCTCTCCGAGTGTCTGCGCGCCGAACTGGCCTCCCAGGACATCGGCGTCACGGCGGTCTGCCCCGGCTTCGTCAACACGAGCATCACCTCCACGGCCCGCTTCACCGGCGTCGACGAGGCCGAGCAGCGGCGCCGCCGGCAGCGGTCCGCCCGCCTGTACGGCCTGCGCAACTACCCACCGGAGAAGGTCGCCAACGCCATCCTGGACGCGGTGGCGCACAACAGGGCGGTGGCCCCGGTGACCCCGGAAGCCCGGGCCGCCCACCTGCTGTCCCGCTTCCTGCCGGGCACGCTGCGCAGGATCGCCCGGGTGGAACCGAGACTATGA
- the cydD gene encoding thiol reductant ABC exporter subunit CydD: protein MKPIDPRLLRYARATRFFLAAVVVLGAVGAGLVIAQAMLVAEIVVGAFQHGKSAAGLATPLLLLTAVAVGRAVVAWLTELASHRASAAVKSELRGRLLDRAATLGPGWLSGQRTGSLVTLATRGIDALDDYFSRYLPQLGLAVVVPVAVLARIVTEDWVSAAIIVGTLPLIPLFMMLIGWATQSRMDRQWRLLSRLSGHFLDVVAGLPTLKVFGRAKAQAASIRRITGEYRQATLRTLRIAFLSSFALELLATLSVALVAVTIGMRLVHGEMDLYVGLVILVLAPEAYLPLRQVGAQYHAAAEGLAAAEEIFTVLETPMPEPGTGAVPAGAVAFDGVTVRYPGRSADAVTGVSFTVEPGETVALVGPSGVGKSTLLSVLLGFVRPDEGRVRIGGADLTGLDVAEWRSRIAWVPQRPHLYAGSIAENVRLARPGADDDAVRRALRDAGAWEFVAALPDGVDTVLGEDGAGLSAGQRQRLALARAFLADRPVLLLDEPTAALDGVTEREVVAAVRRLAAGRTVLLVVHRPALLELADRVVRLGGGEPVTYPAGSRPTRGLRPLGPRLRPPATRLGELEGEPEVAAPGGPVAAPVGAGLVGPVGAGPSGSAGLGGVAGGPVEAGSREPVGFGGSVEAGSGAPVGFGGPVGNGSGGARGVLRQVLRGGGAWRGRMGLAWGLGSLAVGSAVGLMATSGWLISRASQQPPVLYLMVAVTATRAFGIGRAVFRYAERLVSHDAVLRMLADTRVAVYRRLERLAPAGLRTVRRGDLLTRLVADVDAFQDYWLRWLLPAAVALTVSAASVGFTAWLLPEAGAALAAGLFAAGVGVPLLTARVARRTERRLAPARGVLATRVTDLLTGTAELTVAGALPSRTAAVRRADGALTRIAARAATVTGLGDGLTALVSGLTVTATALLGAQAVAAGRLGGVAMAVVVLTPLAAFEAVLGLPLAVRHRQRVRRSAERVYEVLDAPEPVREPERPRQAPASPFPVIVKGLTARYAGQRREALSGLDLTLEQGRRVAVVGASGAGKSTLAQVLLRFLDPEAGSYTLAGVDAYALAGDDVRRLVGLCAQDAHLFDSSVRENLLLARKDATEAGLREALARARLLDWVDSLPDGLDTLVGEHGARLSGGQRQRLALARALLADFPVLVLDEPAEHLDLPTADALTADLLAATEGRTTLLITHRLAGLDAVDEVLVLDAGRVVQRGPYARLIAEDGPLRELARREAEAEALVGAPAATVGSPG, encoded by the coding sequence GTGAAACCGATCGATCCACGCCTTCTGCGGTATGCCCGCGCCACCCGGTTCTTTCTCGCGGCGGTCGTCGTCCTGGGCGCTGTCGGCGCGGGGCTGGTCATCGCCCAGGCGATGCTCGTCGCCGAGATCGTCGTCGGCGCGTTCCAGCACGGAAAGTCGGCGGCCGGCCTGGCTACCCCCCTGCTGCTGTTGACGGCCGTGGCCGTGGGGCGGGCGGTGGTCGCTTGGCTGACCGAACTCGCGTCCCACCGGGCGAGCGCGGCCGTGAAATCCGAGCTGCGCGGGCGACTCCTCGACCGGGCGGCGACGCTCGGACCCGGATGGCTGAGCGGACAGCGGACCGGGTCGCTCGTCACCCTGGCCACACGCGGGATCGACGCCCTGGACGACTACTTCTCGCGCTATCTCCCGCAGCTAGGGCTCGCGGTGGTCGTGCCGGTCGCGGTGCTCGCCCGGATCGTCACCGAGGACTGGGTGTCCGCGGCGATCATCGTCGGCACCCTGCCGCTCATCCCGCTCTTCATGATGCTGATCGGATGGGCGACCCAGTCCCGGATGGACCGGCAGTGGCGGTTGCTGTCCCGGCTCTCCGGCCACTTCCTGGACGTGGTGGCGGGGCTGCCCACGCTGAAGGTGTTCGGCCGGGCCAAGGCGCAGGCCGCGTCCATCCGGCGGATCACCGGGGAGTACCGGCAGGCCACGCTGCGGACGCTGCGGATCGCGTTCCTCTCCTCGTTCGCGCTGGAGCTGCTCGCCACGCTGTCCGTCGCGCTGGTCGCCGTCACGATCGGGATGCGGCTGGTCCACGGCGAGATGGATCTGTACGTCGGACTGGTGATCCTGGTGCTGGCGCCCGAGGCGTATCTGCCGCTGCGGCAGGTGGGCGCGCAGTACCACGCGGCGGCGGAGGGGCTCGCCGCGGCGGAGGAGATCTTCACCGTGCTGGAGACGCCGATGCCGGAGCCGGGTACCGGTGCGGTGCCCGCGGGTGCGGTGGCCTTCGACGGCGTCACCGTCCGCTATCCCGGGCGCTCCGCGGATGCCGTGACCGGTGTGTCCTTCACCGTGGAGCCCGGGGAGACCGTCGCTCTGGTCGGGCCGAGCGGAGTGGGCAAATCGACGCTGCTCAGCGTGCTGCTGGGGTTCGTACGGCCCGATGAGGGGCGGGTGCGGATCGGGGGAGCCGATCTCACCGGGCTGGACGTGGCGGAGTGGCGGTCGCGGATCGCGTGGGTGCCGCAGCGACCGCACCTGTACGCCGGGAGCATCGCGGAGAACGTACGGCTCGCCCGGCCCGGAGCGGACGACGACGCCGTACGGCGTGCGCTGCGGGACGCGGGGGCGTGGGAGTTCGTGGCGGCGCTGCCCGACGGGGTGGACACCGTGCTCGGGGAGGACGGGGCAGGCTTGTCCGCGGGGCAGCGGCAGCGGCTGGCTCTGGCGCGGGCGTTCCTCGCCGACCGGCCCGTGCTGTTGCTGGACGAGCCGACGGCCGCGCTGGACGGGGTGACGGAGCGGGAGGTCGTCGCTGCGGTGCGGAGGCTTGCCGCGGGGCGGACCGTGTTGCTCGTCGTGCATCGGCCGGCGTTGTTGGAGCTGGCCGACCGGGTGGTACGGCTGGGTGGCGGCGAGCCGGTGACGTACCCGGCGGGCAGCCGGCCGACCAGGGGGCTCCGCCCCCTGGGACCCCGCCTTCGCCCACCCGCCACCCGACTCGGCGAACTGGAAGGCGAGCCCGAGGTGGCTGCTCCCGGCGGGCCGGTGGCTGCGCCGGTGGGAGCTGGGCTTGTCGGGCCGGTGGGGGCTGGACCAAGCGGGTCCGCTGGACTCGGCGGAGTCGCGGGTGGGCCGGTGGAGGCCGGTTCCCGCGAGCCCGTTGGCTTCGGTGGGTCGGTGGAGGCCGGTTCCGGTGCGCCCGTTGGCTTCGGTGGGCCGGTGGGGAACGGTTCCGGTGGGGCGCGGGGGGTTCTTCGGCAGGTGTTGCGGGGTGGTGGGGCCTGGCGGGGGCGGATGGGGCTTGCCTGGGGGCTCGGGAGTCTGGCCGTCGGGAGTGCCGTGGGGCTGATGGCGACCTCCGGGTGGCTCATCTCGCGGGCTTCGCAGCAGCCGCCGGTGCTGTACCTGATGGTGGCCGTGACCGCCACGCGGGCATTCGGGATCGGGCGGGCCGTGTTCCGGTACGCCGAGCGGCTCGTGTCGCACGACGCCGTCCTGCGGATGCTGGCCGACACCCGGGTCGCGGTGTACCGGCGTCTCGAACGCCTCGCGCCCGCCGGACTGCGTACCGTGCGCCGCGGTGATCTGCTCACCCGGCTGGTCGCGGATGTGGACGCGTTCCAGGACTACTGGCTGCGCTGGCTGCTGCCCGCCGCGGTCGCCCTGACCGTCTCCGCGGCCTCCGTCGGCTTCACAGCCTGGCTGCTGCCCGAGGCCGGGGCAGCTCTCGCGGCGGGCCTGTTCGCGGCCGGCGTCGGTGTACCCCTGCTGACGGCACGCGTGGCCCGGCGGACCGAGCGGCGGCTGGCGCCCGCCCGGGGAGTCCTCGCGACCCGCGTGACCGACCTCCTCACCGGCACCGCGGAGCTGACCGTCGCCGGCGCGCTGCCCAGCCGTACGGCCGCGGTCCGTCGCGCCGACGGCGCCCTCACCCGGATCGCCGCGCGCGCCGCCACGGTCACCGGGCTCGGTGACGGGCTGACCGCGCTGGTCTCCGGGCTGACCGTCACGGCCACCGCGCTGCTCGGCGCCCAGGCGGTGGCGGCCGGCCGGCTCGGCGGCGTGGCGATGGCCGTGGTGGTCCTGACCCCGCTGGCCGCGTTCGAGGCCGTCCTCGGGCTGCCGCTCGCCGTGCGTCACCGGCAGCGGGTGCGGCGCAGCGCGGAGCGCGTGTACGAGGTCCTGGACGCCCCCGAGCCCGTACGGGAGCCCGAGCGGCCCCGGCAGGCGCCCGCCTCGCCGTTCCCGGTGATCGTCAAGGGGCTGACCGCACGGTACGCGGGACAGCGGCGGGAGGCGCTGAGCGGGCTGGACCTGACGCTGGAGCAGGGCCGCCGGGTCGCCGTGGTCGGCGCGTCCGGTGCCGGCAAGTCGACCCTCGCCCAGGTGCTGCTGCGGTTCCTCGACCCGGAGGCGGGCTCGTACACGCTGGCCGGTGTGGACGCGTACGCGCTGGCCGGTGACGACGTGCGGCGGCTCGTCGGGCTGTGCGCCCAGGACGCCCACCTCTTCGACAGCTCGGTACGCGAGAACCTGCTGCTGGCCAGGAAGGACGCCACCGAGGCCGGACTGCGTGAGGCACTGGCCCGGGCCAGGCTGCTGGACTGGGTGGACTCGCTGCCCGACGGTCTGGACACGCTGGTGGGCGAGCACGGGGCACGGCTGTCCGGCGGGCAGCGGCAGCGGCTGGCGCTGGCCCGCGCGCTGCTGGCGGACTTCCCCGTCCTGGTGCTCGACGAGCCCGCCGAGCATCTGGACCTGCCGACGGCGGACGCGCTGACCGCCGATCTGCTGGCCGCCACGGAGGGCCGTACGACACTGCTGATCACCCATCGGCTGGCGGGGCTCGACGCGGTGGACGAGGTGCTCGTGCTCGACGCGGGCCGGGTGGTACAGCGGGGGCCGTACGCGCGGCTGATCGCCGAGGACGGGCCGCTGCGGGAGCTGGCCCGGCGGGAGGCGGAGGCGGAGGCCCTGGTGGGAGCCCCGGCCGCCACGGTGGGAAGCCCCGGATAG
- a CDS encoding cytochrome ubiquinol oxidase subunit I codes for MDLALAPETLARWQFGITTVYHFLFVPLTISLAALTAGLQTAWVRTEKEKYLRATKFWGKLFLINIAMGVVTGIVQEFQFGMNWSDYSRFVGDIFGAPLAFEALIAFFFESTFIGLWIFGWDKLPQKIHLACIWMVSIGTVLSAYFILAANSWMQHPVGYRIDKAKGRAELTDFWAVLTQNTALSQAFHTLSAAFLTGGAFMVGISAYHLARKKHIREMKTSLRLGLITVVIAGLLTSVSGDVLGKVMFKQQPMKMAAAEALWDGRQPAPFSIFAYGDVDKGHNTVAVEIPGLLSFLADDNFTSYVPGINDVNRAEQQKFGPGDYRPNIPVAFWGFRWMIGFGMASFAIGLAGLWLTRKKFMLAQHLRVGDDEVPHLVVFRNKTLGPKLTPWYWRIAVWTLAFPLIANSWGWIFTEMGRQPWAVYGVLQTRDAVSPGVSQGEVLLSMTVFTALYAILAVVEVKLLAKYVKAGPPELTEADLNPPTKIGGDTRDADKPMAFSY; via the coding sequence GTGGACCTGGCTCTGGCGCCGGAGACACTGGCGCGCTGGCAGTTCGGCATCACCACCGTCTACCACTTCCTGTTCGTCCCGCTGACGATCTCCCTGGCCGCCCTCACGGCCGGGCTCCAGACGGCCTGGGTGCGTACGGAGAAGGAGAAGTACCTCAGGGCGACGAAGTTCTGGGGCAAGCTCTTCCTGATCAACATCGCGATGGGCGTGGTCACCGGCATCGTGCAGGAGTTCCAGTTCGGCATGAACTGGTCGGACTACTCGCGCTTCGTCGGGGACATCTTCGGTGCTCCGCTCGCCTTCGAGGCGCTGATCGCCTTCTTCTTCGAGTCCACCTTCATCGGCCTGTGGATCTTCGGCTGGGACAAGCTGCCGCAGAAGATCCACCTGGCGTGCATCTGGATGGTCTCGATCGGCACGGTGCTGTCGGCGTACTTCATCCTCGCGGCCAACTCCTGGATGCAGCACCCCGTCGGCTACCGGATCGACAAGGCGAAGGGGCGGGCGGAGCTGACCGACTTCTGGGCCGTGCTGACCCAGAACACCGCCCTCAGCCAGGCCTTCCACACCCTGTCCGCCGCCTTCCTCACCGGTGGCGCCTTCATGGTGGGTATCTCCGCCTACCACCTGGCCCGCAAGAAGCACATCCGCGAGATGAAGACCTCGCTGCGGCTGGGCCTGATCACCGTGGTCATCGCCGGTCTGCTCACCTCAGTCAGCGGTGACGTGCTCGGCAAGGTCATGTTCAAGCAGCAGCCGATGAAGATGGCCGCGGCCGAGGCGCTGTGGGACGGCCGGCAGCCGGCGCCGTTCTCGATCTTCGCCTACGGGGACGTCGACAAGGGCCACAACACCGTGGCCGTGGAGATACCCGGCCTGCTGTCCTTCCTCGCCGACGACAACTTCACCTCGTACGTCCCCGGCATCAACGACGTCAACAGGGCGGAGCAGCAGAAGTTCGGGCCCGGCGACTACCGGCCCAACATCCCGGTCGCCTTCTGGGGCTTCCGCTGGATGATCGGCTTCGGCATGGCCTCGTTCGCGATCGGCCTGGCCGGTCTCTGGCTGACGCGCAAGAAGTTCATGCTGGCGCAGCACCTCAGGGTCGGCGACGACGAGGTGCCCCACCTGGTGGTGTTCAGGAACAAGACCCTGGGACCGAAGCTCACCCCCTGGTACTGGCGCATCGCGGTGTGGACCCTGGCCTTCCCGCTGATCGCCAACTCCTGGGGCTGGATCTTCACCGAGATGGGCCGCCAGCCGTGGGCCGTCTACGGCGTCCTCCAGACCCGGGACGCGGTCTCCCCCGGTGTCTCGCAGGGTGAGGTCCTCCTTTCGATGACCGTCTTCACCGCGCTGTACGCGATCCTCGCCGTGGTCGAGGTGAAGCTGCTCGCGAAGTACGTCAAGGCCGGCCCGCCCGAGCTGACCGAGGCCGACCTCAACCCGCCAACGAAGATCGGCGGCGACACCCGTGACGCCGACAAGCCGATGGCCTTCTCGTACTAG
- a CDS encoding LLM class flavin-dependent oxidoreductase, whose product MSLRLSTVILPYRRWSEGSRASWERAEQLGFHTAYTYDHLSWRTFRDGPWFGAIPTLTAAAAATDRLRLGTLVTSPNFRHPVTLAKELVTLDDISGGRVTLGIGAGGTGFDATALGQESWSPRERADRFAEFVPLLDRLLTEDTVSHEGRFYSAHEARNIPGCVQRPRLPFAVAATGPRGLALAARYGQAWVTTGDPKLYETGSPEQSVEALRGQIGKLSEACEAAGRDVAGLDKVLLTGFTPDRGRPLGSLDAFVDFAGRHQALGFTEIVIHWPVPDSDFAADEKVFERIATEAPARLA is encoded by the coding sequence ATGAGTCTGCGTCTGAGCACCGTGATCCTGCCGTACCGCCGCTGGAGCGAAGGCAGCCGTGCGTCCTGGGAGCGGGCCGAACAGCTCGGCTTCCACACGGCGTACACGTACGACCACCTGTCCTGGCGCACCTTCCGTGACGGGCCTTGGTTCGGCGCGATCCCGACGCTGACCGCGGCCGCGGCGGCCACCGACCGACTGCGCCTGGGCACGCTCGTCACCTCGCCGAACTTCCGGCACCCGGTCACGCTGGCCAAGGAACTCGTCACCCTCGACGACATCTCCGGCGGCCGGGTCACCCTGGGCATCGGCGCCGGCGGCACCGGCTTCGACGCGACCGCCCTCGGCCAGGAGTCCTGGAGCCCGCGGGAGCGCGCCGACCGGTTCGCCGAGTTCGTGCCCCTCCTCGACCGCCTGCTCACCGAGGACACCGTGTCGCACGAGGGCCGGTTCTACTCGGCGCACGAGGCGCGGAACATCCCCGGCTGTGTGCAGCGCCCCCGGCTGCCGTTCGCGGTGGCGGCCACCGGCCCCCGCGGCCTCGCGCTCGCCGCCCGGTACGGCCAGGCCTGGGTGACCACCGGCGACCCGAAGCTGTACGAGACCGGCTCCCCCGAGCAGTCCGTCGAAGCGCTGCGCGGACAGATCGGCAAGCTGTCCGAGGCGTGCGAGGCCGCCGGACGGGACGTGGCCGGGCTGGACAAGGTCCTGCTGACCGGCTTCACCCCGGACCGCGGCCGGCCGCTCGGGTCCCTGGACGCCTTCGTGGACTTCGCGGGCCGCCACCAGGCGCTGGGCTTCACCGAGATCGTGATCCACTGGCCCGTCCCGGACTCCGACTTCGCCGCGGACGAGAAGGTCTTCGAGCGGATCGCCACCGAGGCCCCGGCCCGGCTGGCCTGA
- a CDS encoding RNA 2'-phosphotransferase encodes MDERRTVKVSKYLSRHLRHQPERIGITPDPGGWVKIDTLIAAATAHGFRFTREELDHVVATNDKQRFVTDGDRIRARQGHSIEVDLGLPPATPPPYLYHGTVAGSLDAIRAEGLRAMGRHDVHLSADRETATRVGARRGRPVVLSVDSGAMHRDGHVFRVSANGVWLTAAVPPRYLRFPGPR; translated from the coding sequence ATGGACGAACGACGCACCGTGAAGGTGTCCAAGTACCTCTCCAGACACCTGCGCCACCAGCCCGAGCGCATCGGGATCACGCCGGACCCGGGCGGCTGGGTGAAGATCGACACCCTGATCGCCGCGGCCACCGCGCACGGATTCCGGTTCACGCGCGAGGAACTGGACCATGTCGTCGCCACGAACGACAAGCAGCGCTTCGTGACGGACGGCGACAGGATCCGCGCCCGCCAGGGGCACAGCATCGAGGTCGACCTCGGTCTGCCCCCGGCCACTCCACCGCCGTACCTCTACCACGGTACGGTGGCCGGCAGCCTGGACGCGATCCGCGCGGAGGGCCTCAGGGCCATGGGCCGGCACGACGTCCACCTCTCCGCCGACCGGGAGACGGCCACCCGGGTCGGCGCCCGCCGGGGCCGTCCCGTAGTGCTCAGCGTCGACTCCGGCGCCATGCACCGCGACGGACACGTCTTCCGCGTCAGCGCCAACGGAGTCTGGCTGACGGCGGCCGTACCCCCGCGCTACCTGCGCTTTCCGGGCCCGCGCTGA